From one Lycium ferocissimum isolate CSIRO_LF1 chromosome 7, AGI_CSIRO_Lferr_CH_V1, whole genome shotgun sequence genomic stretch:
- the LOC132065232 gene encoding alpha-1,3-mannosyl-glycoprotein 2-beta-N-acetylglucosaminyltransferase isoform X2 — MKRQDQECRQLRALVQDLESKGIKKLIGNVQMPVAAVVVMACNRADYLERTIKSILKYQTSVASKYPLFISQDGSNPDVRKLALSYDQLTYMQHLDFEPVHTERPGELIAYYKIARHYKWALDQLFHKHNFSRVIILEDDMEIAADFFDYFEAGATLLDRDKSIMAISSWNDNGQRQFVQDPYALYRSDFFPGLGWMLSKSTWAELSPKWPKAYWDDWLRLKENHRGRQFIRPEVCRTYNFGEHGSSLGQFFKQYLEPIKLNDVQVDWKSMDLSYLLEDNYVKHFGDLVRKAKPIHGADAVLKAFNIDGDVRIQYRDQLDFEDIARKFGIFEEWKDGVPRAAYKGIVVFRYQTSRRVFLVSPDSLQQLGVEDT; from the exons ATGAAGCGTCAGGACCAGGAGTGCCGACAATTAAGGGCTCTTGTTCAGGATCTTGAAA GTAAAGGAATAAAAAAGTTGATTGGAAATGTACAG ATGCCAGTGGCTGCTGTAGTTGTTATGGCTTGCAACCGTGCTGACTACCTGGAGAGGACTATTAAATCCATCTTAAA ATACCAAACATCTGTTGCGTCAAAATATCCTCTTTTCATATCCCAG GATGGATCAAATCCTGATGTTAGAAAGCTTGCTTTGAGCTATGATCAGCTGACATATATGCAG CACTTAGATTTTGAACCTGTGCATACTGAAAGACCAGGGGAGCTGATTGCATACTACAAAATTGCAC GTCATTATAAGTGGGCACTGGATCAGCTGTTTCACAAGCATAATTTTAGCCGTGTTATCATACTAGAAG ATGATATGGAAATTGCTGCTGATTTTTTTGACTACTTTGAGGCTGGAGCTACTCTTCTTGACAGAGACAA GTCGATCATGGCTATTTCTTCCTGGAATGACAATGGACAAAGGCAGTTCGTCCAAGATCCTT ATGCTCTTTACCGCTCAGATTTTTTCCCTGGTCTTGGGTGGATGCTTTCAAAATCAACTTGGGCCGAACTATCTCCAAAGTGGCCAAAGGC TTACTGGGATGACTGGCTAAGGCTCAAAGAAAATCACAGAGGTCGACAATTTATTCGCCCGGAAGTTTGCAGAACGTATAATTTTGGTGAGCAT GGTTCTAGTTTGGGGCAGTTTTTCAAGCAGTATCTTGAGCCAATTAAGCTAAATGATGTACAG GTTGATTGGAAGTCGATGGACCTTAGTTACCTTTTGGAG GACAACTACGTGAAGCACTTTGGTGACTTGGTTAGAAAGGCTAAGCCCATCCATGGAGCTGATGCTGTTTTAAAAGCGTTTAACATAGATGGTGATGTGCGTATTCAGTACAGAGACCAActagactttgaagatatcgcACGAAAGTTCGGCATTTTTGAAGAATGGAAG GATGGTGTACCACGGGCAGCATATAAAGGAATAGTAGTTTTCCGGTATCAAACATCTAGACGTGTGTTCCTTGTTTCCCCTGATTCTCTTCAACAACTTGGAGTTGAAGATACTTAG
- the LOC132065232 gene encoding alpha-1,3-mannosyl-glycoprotein 2-beta-N-acetylglucosaminyltransferase isoform X1: MRGNKLRYLLILAALAFIYIQMRLFVTQSEYAERLAAAIEAENHCTSQTRLLIDQISQQQGRVVALEEQMKRQDQECRQLRALVQDLESKGIKKLIGNVQMPVAAVVVMACNRADYLERTIKSILKYQTSVASKYPLFISQDGSNPDVRKLALSYDQLTYMQHLDFEPVHTERPGELIAYYKIARHYKWALDQLFHKHNFSRVIILEDDMEIAADFFDYFEAGATLLDRDKSIMAISSWNDNGQRQFVQDPYALYRSDFFPGLGWMLSKSTWAELSPKWPKAYWDDWLRLKENHRGRQFIRPEVCRTYNFGEHGSSLGQFFKQYLEPIKLNDVQVDWKSMDLSYLLEDNYVKHFGDLVRKAKPIHGADAVLKAFNIDGDVRIQYRDQLDFEDIARKFGIFEEWKDGVPRAAYKGIVVFRYQTSRRVFLVSPDSLQQLGVEDT, from the exons ATGAGAGGGAACAAGTTACGCTACTTGCTCATCCTCGCTGCTCTCGCCTTCATATACATACAG ATGCGGCTTTTTGTGACACAGTCAGAATATGCAGAACGCCTTGCTGCTGCA ATTGAAGCAGAAAATCATTGTACAAGTCAGACTAGGTTGCTTATTGACCAGATTAGCCAGCAGCAAGGAAGAGTTGTGGCTCTTGAAG AACAAATGAAGCGTCAGGACCAGGAGTGCCGACAATTAAGGGCTCTTGTTCAGGATCTTGAAA GTAAAGGAATAAAAAAGTTGATTGGAAATGTACAG ATGCCAGTGGCTGCTGTAGTTGTTATGGCTTGCAACCGTGCTGACTACCTGGAGAGGACTATTAAATCCATCTTAAA ATACCAAACATCTGTTGCGTCAAAATATCCTCTTTTCATATCCCAG GATGGATCAAATCCTGATGTTAGAAAGCTTGCTTTGAGCTATGATCAGCTGACATATATGCAG CACTTAGATTTTGAACCTGTGCATACTGAAAGACCAGGGGAGCTGATTGCATACTACAAAATTGCAC GTCATTATAAGTGGGCACTGGATCAGCTGTTTCACAAGCATAATTTTAGCCGTGTTATCATACTAGAAG ATGATATGGAAATTGCTGCTGATTTTTTTGACTACTTTGAGGCTGGAGCTACTCTTCTTGACAGAGACAA GTCGATCATGGCTATTTCTTCCTGGAATGACAATGGACAAAGGCAGTTCGTCCAAGATCCTT ATGCTCTTTACCGCTCAGATTTTTTCCCTGGTCTTGGGTGGATGCTTTCAAAATCAACTTGGGCCGAACTATCTCCAAAGTGGCCAAAGGC TTACTGGGATGACTGGCTAAGGCTCAAAGAAAATCACAGAGGTCGACAATTTATTCGCCCGGAAGTTTGCAGAACGTATAATTTTGGTGAGCAT GGTTCTAGTTTGGGGCAGTTTTTCAAGCAGTATCTTGAGCCAATTAAGCTAAATGATGTACAG GTTGATTGGAAGTCGATGGACCTTAGTTACCTTTTGGAG GACAACTACGTGAAGCACTTTGGTGACTTGGTTAGAAAGGCTAAGCCCATCCATGGAGCTGATGCTGTTTTAAAAGCGTTTAACATAGATGGTGATGTGCGTATTCAGTACAGAGACCAActagactttgaagatatcgcACGAAAGTTCGGCATTTTTGAAGAATGGAAG GATGGTGTACCACGGGCAGCATATAAAGGAATAGTAGTTTTCCGGTATCAAACATCTAGACGTGTGTTCCTTGTTTCCCCTGATTCTCTTCAACAACTTGGAGTTGAAGATACTTAG
- the LOC132065233 gene encoding glutamate receptor 3.2-like, whose translation MNLNWFVLLFICFIGQSSGQQRQTDEVNIGAIFSFGTTNGKVARIAMEAAVQDVNSDPSLLGGRKLALTLHDSNFSGFLGIIGALQFMETDTVAVIGPQSSVMAHVLSHLVNELHVPLLSFTALDPTLSPLQYPYFIQTAPNDLLLMTAIADMISYFQYREVVAIFSDDDQGRNSITALGDRLDARRCKISYKAILPPEPMSTRDLIMAELAKVKSMESRVIVLHTLSITGLKVFEIAQELGMMTSGYVWIATSWLSSTLDSTSVPPKVASSVQGVLTLRSHTPDSPKKRAFQSRWNKLSNGSIALNVYGLYAYDTVWMIAYAVKEFFDHGGKITYSNDSNLNSFSGEAMNLAALSIFDGGEQLLSNILKTNMSGVSGPIAFNPDRSMLRPSFDILNVVGKGLLRQIGYWCNYSGLSVVPPESLYAKPANRSSSTQRLHQVIWPGKTTKRPRGWVFPDNGGSLTIGVPRRVGYKAFVSEEEGTGVVRGYCIDVFLAALKCLSYPVPHKFILFGDGHKNPSYTQLVNMITADVFDAAVGDITIVTNRTKVLDFTQPYIESGLVVVVPVKKMRSIAWAFLRPFTPLTWGVIAAFCLVVGTVVWILEHKFNDEFRGPPRKQVVTILWFSFSTIFGAPREDTVSTLGRIVLLIWLFVMLIVTSSYTASLTSFLTVQQLSSSIQGIESLVTSNDAIGYQVGSFAENYLFEEVNIAKSRLVPLGSPEEYADALEQGRVAAVVDERPYVDEFLATYCGFQKVGPEFTRSGWGFAFPRDSPLAVDMSTAILQLSENGELEKIREKWLNRKVCGGQSSAVDSEQLQLKSFWGLFLICGVTCCFALLVYFCVMLCQFKRHFPELTRRCTSTGTRISHSVRLKKFISFVDEKAEISANRLKRKRMEIENPSIS comes from the exons ATGAATTTAAACTGGTTCGTGCTTCTATTCATCTGCTTTATTGGACAATCTTCAGGACAGCAGAGACAAACTGATGAGGTGAACATTGGAGCCATCTTTTCGTTTGGTACCACCAATGGCAAAGTTGCCAGAATTGCCATGGAAGCTGCTGTTCAAGACGTCAATTCTGATCCTTCTCTTCTCGGCGGAAGAAAACTTGCTCTCACCCTGCATGATTCAAACTTCAGCGGATTCCTAGGAATCATTGGAG CATTACAATTCATGGAGACCGATACCGTAGCTGTAATTGGCCCTCAAAGTTCTGTAATGGCCCATGTACTCTCTCACCTTGTGAACGAACTCCATGTGCCCCTCCTATCTTTCACAGCATTGGACCCAACACTCTCACCTCTTCAGTACCCTTATTTCATTCAGACGGCTCCCAATGATCTTCTTCTAATGACTGCCATAGCCGATATGATTAGTTATTTCCAATACAGAGAGGTTGTTGCTATTTTCTCGGATGATGATCAAGGTCGAAATAGTATTACCGCTCTAGGTGATAGACTCGATGCTAGGCGCTGTAAGATATCTTACAAGGCAATACTTCCGCCTGAACCTATGTCTACTCGTGACCTGATCATGGCCGAGTTGGCTAAGGTCAAATCAATGGAATCTCGAGTTATTGTTCTACATACATTATCCATAACAGGTCTCAAGGTCTTTGAGATTGCCCAGGAGCTTGGCATGATGACTAGTGGGTATGTTTGGATAGCTACTTCATGGCTTTCCAGTACTCTCGATTCAACTTCAGTTCCGCCAAAGGTGGCTAGCTCTGTACAAGGTGTTCTCACCCTTCGCTCCCATACGCCAGATTCCCCAAAGAAGAGGGCTTTTCAATCAAGGTGGAACAAGTTGAGTAATGGCTCCATCGCTTTGAATGTTTATGGTCTGTACGCCTATGATACTGTTTGGATGATTGCCTATGCAGTCAAAGAGTTTTTCGATCATGGAGGCAAGATCACCTACTCAAATGATTCCAATTTGAATAGTTTTTCTGGAGAGGCAATGAATCTTGCTGCTCTTAGCATATTCGATGGTGGAGAGCAACTGCTTAGTAACATATTAAAGACTAATATGAGTGGGGTAAGTGGTCCAATTGCATTTAACCCAGATAGATCCATGCTCCGTCCCTCATTTGATATTCTCAATGTAGTTGGCAAAGGATTGCTAAGGCAAATAGGATACTGGTGTAACTACTCTGGGCTATCTGTTGTGCCTCCAGAGTCTCTTTATGCCAAACCAGCTAACAGGTCAAGTTCAACTCAACGGTTGCATCAGGTTATATGGCCAGGGAAAACTACAAAAAGACCGCGTGGATGGGTATTTCCAGACAATGGGGGGTCATTAACGATTGGAGTCCCGAGGAGAGTTGGCTACAAAGCATTTGTTTCGGAAGAGGAAGGTACTGGAGTAGTCCGTGGATACTGCATAGATGTCTTCCTTGCAGCCTTGAAGTGTCTTTCATATCCTGTGCCTCATAAATTCATCTTGTTCGGTGATGGACACAAAAACCCAAGCTACACTCAGTTAGTAAACATGATCACAGCAGAT GTATTTGATGCTGCAGTGGGTGACATTACAATTGTAACAAACCGCACGAAGGTTTTGGATTTTACTCAACCATACATAGAATCAGGGTTAGTGGTGGTGGTACCTGTGAAGAAGATGAGATCGATTGCTTGGGCTTTCCTGCGGCCATTTACTCCCCTGACGTGGGGAGTCATAGCCGCTTTTTGCCTTGTTGTGGGAACCGTAGTGTGGATACTAGAGCACAAATTTAATGATGAATTTCGTGGCCCACCCAGGAAACAGGTGGTCACAATTTTATG GTTTAGCTTCTCAACGATTTTTGGAGCCCCAA GAGAAGACACAGTGAGCACATTGGGTCGAATTGTACTGCTTATATGGTTATTCGTAATGTTGATAGTTACATCGAGCTATACCGCAAGCTTGACATCGTTTCTAACAGTTCAACAGCTCTCCTCATCTATCCAAGGAATTGAATCATTGGTAACAAGCAATGACGCAATCGGGTACCAGGTAGGCTCTTTTGCTGAGAACTACTTGTTTGAAGAAGTCAACATTGCAAAGTCTAGGCTTGTTCCTCTTGGATCACCAGAAGAATATGCTGATGCCCTTGAACAAGGAAGAGTTGCTGCTGTGGTCGATGAACGTCCATATGTGGATGAGTTTTTAGCAACTTACTGCGGGTTCCAAAAAGTTGGCCCAGAGTTTACCAGAAGTGGGTGGGGATTT GCATTTCCGAGAGATTCCCCCTTAGCAGTTGACATGTCAACGGCAATCTTGCAATTATCTGAGAATGGAGAGCTAGAGAAGATTCGCGAGAAGTGGTTAAACAGAAAAGTTTGTGGGGGGCAGAGCTCTGCGGTAGACTCAGAGCAGCTTCAGTTGAAGAGCTTTTGGGGTTTATTCCTCATTTGTGGAGTTACTTGCTGTTTCGCTCTGCTTGTATATTTCTGCGTCATGTTGTGCCAGTTCAAACGACATTTTCCTGAATTAACGCGGCGTTGTACTTCTACTGGAACTAGAATATCACATTCTGTCCGGCTTAAGAAATTCATATCTTTTGTGGATGAGAAGGCAGAGATATCTGCAAATAGGTTGAAAAGAAAGCGGATGGAAATAGAAAACCCTTCCATTAGCTAA
- the LOC132065234 gene encoding monosaccharide-sensing protein 2-like has translation MSGAVLVAVAAAIGSFLQGWDNATIAGSILYIKKEFILETQPTMEGLIVAMSLIGAVLITTCSGALADWLGRRPLLITSSVLFFVSGLVMLWSPNIYILLLARLLDGFGVGLAVTLVPIYISETAPPEIRGLLNTLPQFTGCLGMFFSYCMVFGISLMSSPPWRLMLGVLSIPSILYFLLTIFYLPESPRWLVSKGRMLDAKQVLQRLRGQEDVSGEMALLVEGLGVGGETSVEEYIIGPANEFVEDQEPSAQKDQIRLYGPEQGRSLVARPVTGQSVLGIASRQGSTFAHNVPLMDPVVALFGSVYEKLPDAGSKGSMLFPHLGSMFSVAGNQTKNEEWDEENLAIEGDDYASEAAAEESDDNLQSPLISRQTTSLEKDMVPPPSHGSIFSIMQGNDGEPVSSAGIGGGWQLAWKWTEREGDDGKEGGFKRIYLHEGGTQGIRRESLVSLTGGDMPGGGEFVRAAALVSQPALYSKDLMDQHPVGPAMIHPSKASSKGPSWSDLFEPGVKHALIVGAGMQLLQQFSGNGVTYYAPQILEQAGVGVLLSNIGISSASASLLMIAITYFLMLPAIAVAMRLMDISGRRSLLLGTIPILIIALVALVIGNLVTMGTVAKAAISTVCVVLYFCAFVMGIGPIPNILCSEIFPTRVRGTCIAICALVFWIGDIIVTYTLPVMLSSIGLAGVFGIFAIFCVISWIFVFLKVPETKGMPLEVISEFFALGAKQAAAAN, from the exons ATGAGTGGAGCTGTGCTTGTAGCAGTTGCTGCTGCAATTGGCAGCTTCTTGCAAGGATGGGACAATGCCACTATAGCTG GGTCCATTCTCTACATTAAAAAGGAATTTATTTTGGAAACACAACCTACTATGGAAGGACTTATTGTTGCCATGTCACTTATTGGTGCTGTCTTGATTACAACTTGCTCTGGTGCACTAGCTGACTGGCTTGGTCGTCGTCCCTTGCTCATAACTTCTTCGGTTCTTTTTTTTGTTAGTGGCCTTGTGATGCTTTGGTCTCCAAATATCTACATTCTACTTTTGGCAAGACTTTTGGATGGGTTTGGAGTTGGTTTGGCAGTTACTCTTGTCCCTATTTATATATCTGAAACAGCACCACCAGAGATAAGGGGTTTATTGAACACTCTACCTCAGTTCACTGGCTGTCTCGGCATGTTCTTTTCATATTGCATGGTTTTTGGCATCTCGTTGATGAGTTCTCCTCCTTGGAGACTGATGCTTGGTGTACTTTCCATCCCTTCCATTCTGTATTTTTTATTGACAATATTTTACTTGCCGGAGTCTCCCAGATGGCTTGTGAGTAAAGGGAGAATGCTAGATGCAAAGCAGGTTTTGCAGAGGCTCCGCGGGCAGGAAGATGTATCCG GGGAAATGGCTTTGCTAGTTGAGGGACTTGGAGTTGGTGGTGAAACATCTGTGGAGGAGTACATTATTGGTCCAGCAAATGAATTTGTGGAAGACCAGGAACCAAGTGCTCAAAAAGATCAAATTAGGTTATATGGGCCTGAACAGGGACGCTCTTTGGTTGCTCGGCCTGTCACTGGGCAAAGTGTACTTGGTATTGCATCTCGGCAAGGAAGCACATTTGCACATAATGTGCCCCTCATGGACCCTGTTGTCGCTCTGTTTGGCAGTGTTTATGAGAAGCTTCCGGATGCAGGAAGTAAGGGAAGCATGCTCTTTCCACATCTGGGCAGCATGTTTAGTGTTGCtggaaatcaaacaaaaaatgaagagtGGGATGAAGAAAACCTTGCCATTGAGGGTGATGATTATGCATCTGAGGCTGCAGCTGAAGAATCTGATGACAATTTGCAGAGCCCACTTATATCACGTCAGACAACAAGCTTGGAAAAGGACATGGTTCCGCCTCCATCCCATGGAAGTATTTTTAGCATAATGCAGGGTAATGATGGTGAGCCAGTTAGCAGTGCTGGCATTGGTGGTGGATGGCAGCTTGCATGGAAATGGACAGAGAGAGAAGGTGATGATGGAAAGGAGGGAGGTTTTAAAAGAATCTATTTGCATGAGGGTGGAACTCAGGGAATTCGAAGGGAATCTTTAGTTTCTCTTACTGGGGGTGATATGCCAGGTGGTGGTGAATTTGTCCGCGCTGCTGCTTTGGTGAGTCAGCCTGCTTTATATTCAAAAGATCTGATGGATCAACATCCTGTTGGACCAGCTATGATTCATCCATCCAAAGCATCTAGTAAAGGGCCCAGTTGGAGCGATTTGTTTGAACCAGGAGTCAAGCATGCATTGATTGTTGGCGCGGGGATGCAATTACTTCAGCAG TTCTCAGGAAATGGAGTTACGTACTACGCTCCGCAAATACTTGAGCAAGCAGGTGTAGGAGTTCTGTTGTCAAACATTGGCATCAGTTCTGCTTCTGCATCTCTGCTGATGATTGCAATCACATATTTCTTAATGCTCCCTGCAATAGCTGTTGCCATGAGGCTTATGGATATCTCTGGCAGGAG GAGTCTGCTGCTAGGCACAATTCCAATCTTAATAATTGCCCTTGTTGCTTTAGTCATTGGAAACTTAGTGACTATGGGGACTGTTGCAAAGGCTGCTATATCAACAGTTTGTGTTGTTCTGTACTTCTGCGCATTTGTTATGGGGATCGGGCCCATTCCCAACATACTCTGTTCAGAGATATTTCCAACTCGGGTCCGAGGTACATGCATTGCCATCTGTGCCCTAGTATTCTGGATCGGGGATATTATTGTTACCTACACCCTACCCGTGATGCTGTCTTCTATTGGCCTTGCCGGTGTATTTGGGATATTTGCCATCTTTTGTGTTATATCATGGatatttgttttcttgaaagtgCCTGAAACCAAGGGGATGCCTCTTGAGGTGATTTCGGAGTTCTTTGCTCTTGGTGCAAAGCAGGCTGCTGCTGCTAACTAA